In a genomic window of Nocardia fluminea:
- a CDS encoding HpcH/HpaI aldolase/citrate lyase family protein gives MSWQPSGPAWLFCPADRPERFAKAAAVADVVILDLEDGVAAGDKAAARQALIDTPLDPQHTVIRVNAADTGDYAADLAALAQTAYRRVMLPKCESAEQVRSLAGYEVIVLVESPLGAVRIAESVQAVNAIGVMWGAEDLVAGLGGNSSRHTDGSYRDVARQVRSSTLLAAKAFGRFALDSVYLNIKDLDGLAAETSDAVAVGFDAKVAIHPSQVAVIRDGYAPDPAELDWAHRVLAEVPSHRGVFAFEGRMVDAPVLRHAEQIVRRAGVPS, from the coding sequence ATGAGCTGGCAACCGAGTGGTCCCGCGTGGCTGTTCTGCCCGGCCGATCGCCCCGAACGCTTCGCCAAGGCCGCCGCGGTGGCCGATGTGGTGATCCTCGATCTCGAGGACGGTGTCGCCGCGGGTGACAAGGCCGCGGCCAGGCAGGCGCTGATCGACACCCCGCTCGACCCCCAGCACACCGTGATCCGGGTCAACGCGGCCGACACCGGCGACTACGCGGCCGATCTGGCGGCGCTCGCGCAGACCGCTTACCGCCGGGTGATGCTGCCCAAATGCGAGTCGGCCGAACAGGTCCGCAGCCTGGCCGGCTACGAGGTGATCGTGCTGGTCGAATCGCCGCTCGGCGCGGTGCGGATCGCCGAGTCGGTGCAGGCAGTCAATGCCATCGGCGTGATGTGGGGCGCCGAGGACCTGGTCGCCGGACTCGGCGGCAACTCGAGCAGGCACACCGACGGCAGCTACCGCGATGTCGCCCGTCAGGTGCGTTCGTCGACCCTGCTGGCGGCCAAGGCCTTCGGTCGCTTCGCGCTGGACTCGGTGTACCTGAACATCAAGGACCTCGACGGTCTCGCCGCGGAGACGAGTGATGCGGTGGCCGTCGGATTCGACGCCAAGGTGGCCATCCACCCGAGCCAGGTCGCGGTGATCCGCGACGGTTACGCGCCCGACCCCGCCGAGCTCGACTGGGCGCACCGGGTCCTGGCGGAAGTGCCCAGCCATCGCGGTGTCTTCGCGTTCGAGGGCCGTATGGTCGACGCGCCGGTACTCCGGCATGCCGAACAGATCGTCCGGCGCGCAGGCGTGCCCAGTTGA